A region of Lycium barbarum isolate Lr01 chromosome 1, ASM1917538v2, whole genome shotgun sequence DNA encodes the following proteins:
- the LOC132640926 gene encoding phospholipase A1-Ibeta2, chloroplastic-like has product MQIGTTLPNLHLFRANAVNLKCNGCPILNTAVNAQTVKTLSSSSSSSSTEMTKKHISNLEKLLLKTNPLDSNSNPVVEQSSNESLEKRRRNLLEGLNLANIWPDEMRKAAEEMSPRHLNRLKRLLSSKSMEYSPRNNLANRWKEYHGSNNWLGLLDPLDENLRRELIRYGEFIQAAYHCFHSDPATSAEECPSERHVALPDRSYKVTKSLYATSSIGLPKWVDDVAPDLGWMTQRSSWIGYVAVCDDRSEIQRMGRRDIVIALRGTATCLEWAENFRDLLVEQNADDSVEGVVQSKVECGFLSLYKTSGHRVPSLAESVVNEVQRLIERYKGEPLSITVTGHSLGAALSLLVADDLSTCVPDAPPVAVFSFGGPRVGNRGFADRLNDNNVKVLRIVNNQDVITRVPGMFVSEALDKKLRESGAGRVLEMLDCRMPWAYSHVGTEFRVDTRMSPFLKPNADVACCHDLEAYLHLVDGFTASDCPFRPNAKRSLVRLLNEQRSNFKRLYTSKGKDLTISLDREHNFPRSSCLPSPSS; this is encoded by the coding sequence atgCAGATCGGAACAACGCTTCCAAATCTTCATCTTTTTCGGGCAAATGCAGTTAACTTAAAGTGCAATGGTTGTCCAATATTAAACACTGCAGTTAATGCACAAACTGTAAAAAcactctcatcatcatcatcatcatcatctacaGAGATGACAAAAAAACACATTTCCAATCTTGAAAAGCTTCTATTAAAGACAAACCCACTTGATTCAAATTCAAACCCAGTAGTTGAACAATCCAGTAATGAGTCTTtagaaaaaaggagaagaaactTGTTGGAAGGGCTTAATTTGGCTAATATTTGGCCTGATGAGATGAGAAAAGCTGCTGAAGAAATGTCCCCAAGGCATTTAAATAGACTAAAGAGACTATTGTCATCTAAATCAATGGAATATTCTCCTAGAAACAATCTTGCTAATCGATGGAAGGAATATCATGGTAGCAATAATTGGCTAGGTCTGCTTGATCCACTGGACGAAAATCTCCGAAGAGAATTAATTCGATACGGGGAGTTCATCCAGGCAGCTTACCACTGTTTTCATTCTGACCCCGCCACGTCAGCAGAAGAGTGTCCGTCCGAGAGACACGTGGCGTTGCCGGATAGGTCGTACAAAGTGACCAAGAGCCTCTATGCAACTTCGTCTATTGGGTTGCCTAAGTGGGTGGATGACGTGGCGCCTGATCTCGGATGGATGACTCAGAGGTCTAGTTGGATTGGTTACGTGGCGGTGTGTGATGACAGGAGTGAGATTCAAAGAATGGGGAGGAGGGATATTGTTATCGCGTTACGGGGTACTGCCACGTGTTTAGAGTGGGCGGAGAATTTTCGGGACTTGTTAGTGGAACAAAATGCCGATGATTCTGTTGAAGGAGTAGTACAGTCTAAAGTAGAATGTGGATTTTTGAGCTTGTATAAAACAAGTGGTCATCGAGTTCCGAGTTTAGCTGAATCAGTAGTTAATGAGGTGCAAAGATTGATTGAACGATACAAAGGTGAGCCTTTAAGCATCACTGTTACTGGACACAGTCTTGGTGCGGCATTATCCCTTTTAGTAGCGGATGATTTAAGTACGTGCGTACCGGATGCACCGCCCGTGGCGGTGTTTTCCTTCGGTGGCCCACGAGTAGGCAACAGAGGTTTTGCAGATCGTCTTAACGATAACAACGTTAAGGTGTTACGTATCGTGAATAATCAAGATGTGATCACTAGAGTTCCAGGCATGTTTGTGAGCGAAGCGCTCGACAAAAAGCTTAGAGAATCGGGTGCGGGTCGTGTTTTAGAGATGTTAGATTGTAGGATGCCATGGGCATACTCACACGTCGGGACTGAATTTCGAGTTGACACAAGAATGTCACCCTTTTTGAAGCCTAACGCGGATGTTGCATGTTGCCATGATTTAGAGGCGTACTTGCATTTGGTGGATGGATTTACGGCATCTGATTGTCCATTTAGGCCTAATGCCAAGAGAAGTCTTGTGAGGCTGCTAAATGAACAAAGGTCTAATTTTAAAAGACTTTACACTAGCAAGGGAAAGGATTTGACTATCAGTCTTGATAGAGAACATAATTTCCCTAGGTCTAGTTGTTTGCCTAGTCCTTCATCATGA
- the LOC132640937 gene encoding uncharacterized protein LOC132640937: MSRQVLDSVDSLSLPSEPPHIGNWFSSYAYESLVLSGIDDLKDTDGSRKIDAGDGRKRKIDDNSLLCGESVASQGDIELPFKVWRASDNLSFSSALSEPLDTEDCFSSYVPETPLSADSDDFRVPESIDIGFNEDTSSRGCKAGINSKEEYNSAENRTNGKSDSLSSGFNAALKGLAQCTNFVADNKRIVQDVDSSDDISLASEPPDIRNWFSSYVYESPNVDTIQDSILPDHEKELDDKVYSGFGEPQNSRNSLGTGFIHNEHRPVSKDLDADGPNNTGVSNEMSLERISQHTPYYKTMQNSKCGSPRYSDMVIEDSKTAGDNSETMSPQETNCKVSRIINHSSSEGEKLYRHAIHRKDSAENSSKSEDIVEPADDVEFKSSSETSVLSQKLSKRQAEEMMDKENHINDLQENGFRSTRKGRNNQVHKESPLPRPAAEQSPLSGVTVASNCHKHGLTRKALAETTNLNPSVLETTGKWRCPQRTKPNLGPPLKQLRLEQWVRRA; this comes from the exons ATGTCTAGGCAG GTGTTGGATTCTGTAGACTCACTATCGCTTCCTTCTG AGCCTCCTCATATTGGAAATTGGTTCTCAAGCTATGCGTATGAATCACTGGTTTTGAGTGGGATTGATGATTTAAAAGACACTGATGGCTCCAGAAAAATTGATGCTGGAGATGGCAGAAAAAGAAAGATAGATGATAATTCTTTGCTATGTGGTGAGAGTGTAGCTTCACAAGGAGATATCGAACTTCCATTTAAG GTTTGGAGAGCTTCAGATAATCTCTCATTTTCTTCTG CGCTATCAGAGCCTTTAGATACCGAGGATTGTTTCTCAAGTTATGTACCTGAAACTCCCCTATCGGCTGATAGTGATGATTTTAGAGTCCCTGAATCAATTGACATCGGTTTCAACGAGGATACTAGCTCCAGAGGATGCAAAGCAGGCATCAACAGCAAGGAGGAATATAATTCTGCTGAAAATCGAACAAATGGGAAAAGCGATAGTTTGTCTTCTGGTTTCAATGCAGCTTTGAAGGGCCTTGCTCAGTGTACAAACTTTGTTGCAGATAACAAAAGGATAGTTCAG GATGTGGACTCTTCAGATGACATTTCACTTGCTTCAG AACCTCCAGACATTCGGAACTGGTTCTCTAGCTATGTTTACGAATCTCCAAATGTGGATACTATTCAAGATTCCATACTTCCAGATCATGAGAAAGAATTAGATGACAAAGTGTATAGTGGCTTTGGGGAACCTCAGAATTCGAGGAATTCATTAGGAACTGGTTTTATCCACAATGAGCATCGACCTGTCTCAAAG GATCTGGATGCTGATGGCCCAAATAACACAGGAGTGTCCAATGAAATGTCTCTTGAAAGGATTTCTCAACATACTCCATATTACAAGACAATGCAGAACAGCAAATGTGGTTCACCAAGATACAGTGACATGGTAATTGAAGACAGTAAAACCGCTGGAGACAATTCGGAGACTATGTCCCCTCAAGAAACTAACTGCAAAGTATCCCGTATCATTAAtcattcaagctccgaaggtgaAAAATTATATCGACATGCAATTCACAGGAAGGATTCTGCAGAGAACAGCTCAAAATCTGAAGATATTGTTGAACCTGCTGATGATGTGGAATTTAAAAGTAGTTCAGAGACAAGTGTGTTAAGTCAGAAGCTATCCAAAAGGCAAGCTGAGGAAATGATGGACAAAGAAAATCATATAAATGACTTACAAGAGAATGGTTTTAGATCAACCAGAAAAGGCAGAAATAACCAAGTGCACAAGGAAAGTCCTTTGCCAAGGCCTGCTGCAGAGCAGTCTCCTTTAAGTGGGGTTACTGTTGCATCAAACTGCCACAAGCATGGTTTAACAAGAAAGGCACTTGCAGAAACAACCAACTTGAATCCTAGTGTTTTGGAGACAACAGGAAAATGGCGGTGCCCCCAGAGGACTAAGCCAAATCTTGGTCCTCCTTTAAAGCAGCTTCGACTAGAGCAATGGGTTCGTCGAGCTTAA
- the LOC132640947 gene encoding ubiquitin carboxyl-terminal hydrolase 3-like: protein MAESTSSKRWLPLEANPDVMNQFLYGLGVPPNEAECCDVYGLDEELLEMVPKPVLAVLFLYPLTKQSEEERIKQNSETKVQDPSSTVYFMKQTVGNACGTIGLLHAIGNITSQIKLIEGSFLDKFFKSTSSMDPMQRALFLENDREMEVAHSVAATAGDTEATDDVNTHFICFTLADGKLYELDGRRSAPISHGASSPNSLLKDAARVIQEMIKKNPDSITFNVIAISKRA from the exons ATGGCTGAAAGTACTTCCTCTAAGAGATGGCTTCCTCTTGAAGCCAACCCTGATGTCATGAATCAG TTTCTTTATGGTCTTGGTGTTCCACCGAATGAGGCAGAGTGCTGTGATGTTTATGGGTTAGATGAAGAGCTTCTGGAGATGGTGCCGAAGCCAGTGCTTGCTGTTTTATTTCTCTATCCTCTCACAAAACAG AGTGAAGAAGAGAGAATAAAGCAAAACAGCGAAACAAAG GTGCAGGATCCCAGTAGTACAGTTTACTTCATGAAACAAACAGTGGGAAATGCATGCGGAACAATTGGCCTTCTTCATGCTATCGGAAATATCACCTCTCAGATAAAACTTA TCGAGGGGTCATTCTTGGACAAGTTTTTTAAATCAACTTCAAGCATGGACCCAATGCAG CGTGCTTTGTTCCTTGAAAACGATAGGGAAATGGAAGTTGCACATTCAGTGGCAGCTACTGCTGGTGACACTGAG GCTACTGACGATGTGAACACTCATTTCATCTGCTTCACGCTTGCTGATG GAAAACTCTACGAGCTTGATGGAAGGAGGTCGGCACCTATTTCACATGGTGCATCCTCTCCAAACAGCTTATTAAAG GATGCAGCTAGAGTTATCCAAGAGATGATCAAGAAGAATCCAGACTCAATCACCTTCAACGTTATTGCCATTTCAAAAAGAGCTTGA
- the LOC132640956 gene encoding oleosin L-like: protein MQMQPRHDQQLSRQVAKTTTAVTVGGSLMVLSGLTLAATVIGLAIATPLLVIFSPVLVPAVITIGLILAGFLASGGFGATASFVFYWMYRYVTGKHPIGATTIDYAKDKIGHAAHDVKEKAEQLGHQAGQQIKG, encoded by the coding sequence ATGCAGATGCAGCCACGCCATGACCAGCAGCTTTCTCGTCAGGTGGCCAAGACCACCACTGCTGTCACCGTTGGTGGCTCACTCATGGTGCTTTCCGGCTTAACGCTGGCAGCTACCGTTATCGGTCTAGCTATAGCTACCCCTTTGTTGGTGATTTTCAGCCCTGTTCTCGTACCTGCTGTTATAACTATTGGGTTGATCCTTGCTGGGTTCTTGGCTTCTGGTGGTTTTGGAGCTACTGCATCTTTTGTTTTCTACTGGATGTACAGATATGTCACGGGGAAGCATCCGATCGGAGCAACCACGATCGATTACGCGAAGGATAAGATTGGCCATGCGGCTCATGATGTGAAGGAGAAGGCTGAGCAGTTGGGGCATCAAGCAGGGCAGCAGATTAAGGGTTGA